In the Thauera sedimentorum genome, one interval contains:
- a CDS encoding PQQ-dependent sugar dehydrogenase, with protein sequence MPAISRLALVLTVAVLGLPAAAAPGDTLATVRSAAGAVKVVEVAAGLETPWSLAFLPDGRMLVTERPGRMRIVSPDGQVSAPVAGVPAVHARSQAGLLDVVLGPDFARDRRIYFSYAEPTPGGARTAVARAVLDADGLRLTGVERLFAQNEDPGGGAHWGSRLVFGRDGTLFVTLGDRYSYRDQAQDLGSHLGKVVRIAADGSVPPDNPFVGRAGAMPEIWSYGHRNVQGAALHPQSGALWTHEHGPQGGDEVNLTLAGRNYGWPVITYGREYITGFRIGEGSARADVEPPLTQWTPSIAPSGMAFYTGDAFPQWRGSLFVGALRGSMLVRLSLDGNRIAGEERLLRELGQRIRDVRQGPDGLLYLLDESDGHILRLEPGG encoded by the coding sequence ATGCCCGCCATTTCGCGCCTTGCCCTTGTCCTGACGGTGGCCGTCCTCGGCCTTCCGGCCGCTGCCGCGCCTGGCGACACCCTTGCCACCGTCCGTAGCGCAGCCGGTGCGGTGAAGGTGGTGGAGGTGGCTGCCGGCCTGGAGACCCCCTGGTCGCTGGCCTTCCTGCCCGACGGACGGATGCTGGTCACCGAGCGCCCCGGGCGGATGCGCATCGTCTCGCCGGACGGTCAGGTCTCCGCGCCCGTCGCCGGGGTGCCGGCGGTGCATGCGCGCTCCCAGGCCGGCCTGCTCGACGTGGTGCTCGGCCCGGACTTCGCCCGCGACCGGCGCATCTACTTCTCCTATGCGGAACCCACGCCCGGCGGGGCGCGTACTGCGGTGGCGCGCGCGGTGCTCGATGCCGACGGCTTGCGCCTTACCGGGGTCGAGCGCCTGTTCGCGCAGAACGAGGACCCCGGCGGTGGCGCGCACTGGGGTTCGCGGCTGGTGTTCGGGCGCGACGGCACGCTGTTCGTTACCCTCGGCGACCGCTACAGCTATCGCGACCAGGCGCAGGACCTCGGCAGCCATCTCGGCAAGGTGGTGCGCATCGCCGCGGACGGCAGCGTGCCGCCGGACAATCCCTTCGTCGGCCGCGCCGGGGCGATGCCCGAGATCTGGTCCTACGGCCATCGCAACGTGCAGGGTGCGGCGCTGCATCCGCAGAGCGGCGCGTTGTGGACCCACGAACACGGTCCGCAGGGCGGTGACGAGGTGAACCTCACCCTGGCGGGGCGCAACTACGGTTGGCCGGTGATCACCTACGGGCGCGAGTACATCACCGGCTTTCGCATCGGCGAAGGCAGCGCGCGCGCCGACGTCGAGCCGCCGCTCACCCAGTGGACGCCCTCGATCGCGCCCTCCGGCATGGCCTTCTATACCGGCGACGCCTTCCCGCAATGGCGGGGCAGCCTGTTCGTCGGCGCGCTGCGCGGCAGCATGCTGGTGCGCCTGAGCCTGGACGGCAACCGGATCGCCGGTGAGGAGAGGCTGCTGCGCGAGCTGGGGCAGCGCATCCGCGACGTGCGTCAGGGCCCCGACGGACTCCTTTACCTGCTCGACGAAAGCGACGGCCACATCCTGCGTCTCGAGCCCGGCGGCTGA
- a CDS encoding sigma-54-dependent Fis family transcriptional regulator: MEGRAVVREAHEARVRSARERFFVRGDDAVDGVASLVLRSWSRCAEGGIDFRAAVDRDPAGRAMLAELRERSGDLLGQAGGIMEHVFEQIRASGSMVILADAEGVILHSLGDPDFVGRAQRVALQPGATWGEAVRGTNAIGTALVEQTPIEVCGGEHFLDRNGFLTCSASPVFDPHGRLAGVLDISGDYRNYQPHTLALVRLSVQLLEKRLFEHRFARDLVLAFHTRPEYVGSLQEGLIAVSCDGQLLGMNGAARECLGGAVGESPGRTLDNLFRLSFGTLLDRAGRDPASLLAVELRNGQQVYMRLKTSVPMRVEAAPARAADAPAARPRSAAKPCQGVTLDDLATGDAQLQLALDRGARILGKDIPLLIQGESGVGKELFARAFHHSGPRRDGPFVALNCAAIPENLIESELFGYSGGAFTGARREGAVGKIQQAHGGTLFLDEIGDMPLGMQARLLRVLQERSVTPVGGSAQVAVDISLVCATHRTLRELVREGSFREDLYYRVNGLTVTLPALRERSDIRRIVMSLLACEAGGEGEREVGISEEVMSFFERYPWPGNVRQLQNVIRVAVALLDEDEALILPRHLPEDLFGTDEFDGAKGVADDTRREASWPAAGGHGVPATASLDEIELQAISQAMRDTGGNVSAAARRLGISRNTLYRKLGRMS; the protein is encoded by the coding sequence ATGGAAGGCAGGGCTGTGGTGCGCGAAGCGCACGAAGCGCGTGTTCGCTCGGCGCGCGAGCGATTCTTCGTACGCGGTGACGATGCGGTCGATGGGGTGGCCTCGCTCGTGCTGCGCTCCTGGTCACGGTGCGCCGAGGGCGGTATCGATTTCCGCGCCGCGGTCGACCGCGACCCGGCCGGGCGCGCCATGCTGGCCGAACTGCGCGAGCGCAGCGGCGACCTGCTCGGGCAGGCCGGCGGCATCATGGAGCACGTGTTCGAGCAGATCCGCGCCTCGGGCAGCATGGTGATCCTGGCCGACGCGGAGGGGGTGATCCTGCACAGCCTCGGCGACCCCGATTTCGTCGGCCGCGCGCAGCGCGTGGCCCTGCAGCCCGGGGCCACCTGGGGTGAGGCGGTGCGCGGCACCAACGCCATCGGCACCGCGCTGGTCGAGCAGACTCCGATCGAAGTGTGCGGCGGCGAGCACTTCCTGGACCGCAACGGCTTCCTGACCTGCAGCGCCTCACCGGTGTTCGACCCCCACGGACGGCTGGCCGGCGTGCTGGATATCTCCGGCGACTACCGCAACTACCAGCCGCACACGCTGGCGCTGGTGCGCCTGTCGGTACAGTTGCTGGAGAAGCGTCTGTTCGAACACCGCTTCGCGCGCGATCTGGTGCTCGCCTTCCACACGCGCCCCGAGTACGTCGGCAGCCTGCAGGAGGGCTTGATCGCCGTGTCGTGCGACGGCCAGCTGCTCGGCATGAACGGTGCGGCGCGCGAATGCCTGGGCGGTGCGGTGGGTGAGTCGCCGGGGCGGACGCTCGACAACCTGTTCCGTCTTTCCTTCGGCACCCTGCTCGACCGCGCGGGGCGCGATCCCGCATCGCTGCTTGCGGTGGAGCTGCGCAACGGCCAGCAGGTATACATGCGGCTCAAGACCTCCGTGCCGATGCGGGTCGAGGCCGCGCCGGCGCGGGCGGCCGACGCGCCGGCGGCACGGCCGCGCAGCGCGGCGAAGCCGTGTCAAGGGGTAACGCTGGACGACCTGGCCACCGGCGATGCCCAGCTGCAGCTGGCGCTGGACCGCGGTGCGCGCATCCTGGGCAAGGACATCCCGCTGCTGATCCAGGGCGAGTCGGGCGTGGGCAAGGAGTTGTTCGCGCGCGCCTTCCACCACAGCGGCCCGCGCCGCGACGGACCCTTCGTCGCGCTGAACTGCGCGGCCATTCCCGAAAACCTGATCGAGTCCGAACTGTTCGGCTACAGCGGCGGCGCCTTCACCGGCGCGCGGCGCGAGGGAGCGGTGGGCAAGATCCAGCAGGCACACGGCGGCACGCTCTTTCTCGACGAGATCGGCGACATGCCGCTGGGCATGCAGGCGCGCCTGCTGCGGGTGTTGCAGGAGCGCAGCGTCACGCCGGTGGGCGGCAGCGCCCAGGTGGCGGTGGACATCTCGCTGGTCTGCGCCACCCACCGCACCCTGCGCGAGCTGGTGCGCGAGGGCAGTTTCCGCGAAGACCTGTACTACCGCGTCAATGGCCTCACCGTAACCCTGCCGGCGCTGCGCGAGCGCAGCGACATCCGCCGCATCGTCATGTCCCTGCTGGCCTGTGAAGCGGGCGGCGAGGGCGAGCGGGAGGTCGGCATCAGCGAGGAGGTCATGAGCTTCTTCGAGCGCTACCCCTGGCCGGGCAACGTGCGCCAGCTGCAGAACGTGATCCGGGTCGCGGTGGCCCTGCTCGACGAGGACGAGGCCTTGATCCTGCCCAGGCATTTGCCCGAGGACCTGTTCGGCACCGACGAGTTCGACGGCGCCAAGGGGGTGGCGGACGACACGCGACGCGAAGCATCCTGGCCCGCGGCCGGCGGCCACGGCGTGCCGGCGACCGCCAGCCTGGACGAGATCGAGCTGCAGGCCATCTCGCAGGCGATGCGCGATACCGGCGGCAACGTGTCCGCCGCCGCCCGACGCCTGGGGATCAGTCGCAACACCCTGTATCGCAAGCTCGGCCGGATGAGCTGA